In Mycetocola zhujimingii, one DNA window encodes the following:
- a CDS encoding ABC transporter permease, producing the protein MVTETPSFRHSRWRRLPVVHQLSQSVGIQRGMLVAGLVLTAIFVLTAIFAPILAPYGYNQLRDDAGAFGAQRPPSAEHLLGTTVGGYDVLSRVIWGAQTGLSVVVVAVLLSIFAGVALGLVSGYFGGWLDRVLVVVCDAIYAFPTLLLAIVMSIAISGGQSSLWGGIFAAAISITVVFIPQYFRVIRAETVRIKSEAYVESAKVVGTGNVRIMFRHVLRNATRTLPLIFTLNASEAILTLAGLGFLGFGIEPTSASEWGFDLNKALSDVSSGIWWTSVPPGLAIVLTVLGVTLVGESLNDLADPRLRGRRAVSAASGTVAETSVVPGGTLTAGPGGLAGLENEGRS; encoded by the coding sequence ATGGTTACCGAAACACCCTCGTTCAGGCACAGCCGCTGGCGCCGCCTGCCCGTCGTGCACCAACTCTCCCAGAGCGTTGGAATTCAGCGAGGGATGCTTGTTGCCGGCCTCGTCCTGACGGCGATCTTCGTGCTGACAGCGATTTTCGCGCCCATCCTGGCGCCGTACGGCTACAACCAGCTGCGCGACGACGCCGGCGCGTTCGGGGCCCAGCGCCCACCGAGCGCTGAGCACCTTCTTGGCACAACGGTGGGCGGGTACGACGTTCTCTCCCGCGTCATCTGGGGCGCGCAGACCGGGCTCAGCGTTGTGGTCGTCGCCGTTCTGCTGTCGATCTTCGCGGGAGTGGCCCTCGGGCTGGTCTCCGGCTACTTCGGCGGCTGGCTCGACCGCGTTCTCGTTGTCGTCTGCGATGCGATCTACGCCTTCCCGACGCTGCTGCTCGCGATCGTCATGTCGATCGCGATCTCCGGCGGACAGTCGAGCCTGTGGGGTGGAATCTTCGCCGCCGCGATCTCGATCACCGTCGTCTTCATTCCGCAGTACTTCCGTGTCATCCGCGCCGAGACAGTCCGGATCAAGAGCGAGGCGTACGTGGAGAGCGCCAAGGTCGTCGGTACCGGCAACGTGCGCATCATGTTCAGGCACGTACTCAGAAACGCCACCCGCACGCTCCCGCTGATCTTCACGCTCAACGCCTCAGAGGCCATCCTGACCCTGGCGGGGCTCGGGTTCCTCGGCTTCGGCATCGAGCCGACGTCGGCGAGCGAATGGGGTTTCGACCTTAACAAGGCGCTCTCTGACGTGTCGAGTGGCATCTGGTGGACCTCGGTGCCACCCGGGCTCGCCATCGTGCTGACCGTTCTCGGTGTGACCCTCGTCGGCGAAAGCCTCAACGACCTCGCAGACCCGAGGCTTCGCGGCCGCAGGGCGGTCAGCGCCGCTTCAGGTACCGTCGCCGAGACGTCAGTGGTCCCCGGTGGAACGCTCACAGCCGGGCCGGGCGGACTCGCCGGGCTCGAGAACGAAGGACGATCATGA
- a CDS encoding ABC transporter permease, whose translation MPATNGKPTPVPPSAPTNSRKTSGGGFWRYLVVRFLLIIPTVFILVTLVFVLMRTTGDPITAALGDRLTADQLAERVAAAGYDRPIFVQYLEYLGQIFTGNFGTTLSDNRPVLEVLLTYGAATLELAFYALIVAFIVGIPLGMVAAYFRDKTPDAILRVLAILAYATPVFFAGMLLKLIFSVWLKVLPVSGRGTTNTELEMQLLEGKTGIYLWDALRIGDPGIIGDVLAHAVLPGLTLGLLTAGIFLRLVRTNVIGTLSTDYVDAGRSRGVSEYRLVTKHAYRPALIPIITVIGLQIALLLGGAVLTETTFEWKGLGFQLSEYLQARDFVAVQGIVVLLAVIVALTNFIVDVIAALIDPRVRY comes from the coding sequence ATCCCGGCGACGAACGGAAAACCCACTCCCGTTCCTCCGTCGGCGCCCACGAATTCCCGGAAGACCTCCGGCGGAGGATTCTGGCGCTATCTCGTCGTACGATTCCTCCTCATCATTCCGACCGTCTTCATTCTCGTGACCCTCGTCTTCGTCCTGATGAGGACGACGGGTGACCCCATCACGGCGGCCCTCGGTGACCGCCTCACGGCCGATCAGCTCGCCGAACGCGTCGCCGCCGCCGGATACGACCGGCCCATCTTTGTGCAGTACCTCGAATACCTCGGCCAGATCTTCACCGGAAACTTCGGCACGACGCTGAGCGATAACCGGCCGGTTCTCGAGGTCCTCCTCACCTACGGTGCAGCCACGCTCGAGCTCGCGTTCTACGCACTCATCGTCGCGTTCATCGTCGGCATCCCGCTCGGCATGGTCGCCGCGTACTTCAGGGACAAGACTCCGGATGCCATCCTGCGGGTTCTTGCGATCCTCGCTTACGCGACCCCCGTGTTCTTCGCGGGAATGCTCCTCAAACTGATCTTCTCGGTCTGGCTGAAGGTGCTCCCGGTCTCGGGCAGGGGAACAACGAACACCGAACTCGAGATGCAGCTCCTCGAGGGCAAAACGGGAATCTACCTGTGGGACGCGCTTCGCATCGGAGACCCGGGCATCATCGGAGATGTGCTCGCACACGCCGTGCTCCCCGGGTTGACCCTCGGACTCCTCACCGCGGGAATCTTCCTTCGGCTCGTGCGAACCAACGTCATCGGAACGCTGTCGACCGACTACGTCGACGCCGGCCGGTCCCGCGGAGTCAGCGAGTATCGCCTGGTGACCAAGCACGCCTACCGCCCGGCCCTCATCCCGATCATCACCGTCATCGGCCTGCAGATCGCCCTTCTGCTCGGCGGCGCGGTCCTCACCGAGACCACGTTCGAGTGGAAAGGCCTCGGCTTCCAGCTCAGCGAATACCTGCAGGCCCGCGACTTCGTGGCCGTGCAGGGGATCGTCGTGCTGCTCGCCGTCATCGTGGCACTGACCAACTTCATCGTCGACGTGATCGCGGCACTCATCGACCCGCGAGTGAGGTACTGA
- a CDS encoding ABC transporter substrate-binding protein: MASASTNGKRIATATAAFAVTALAISGCAGTSGNNSSGSGGDAITVGTTDKVTTLDPAGSYDNGSFAVMNQVFPFLMNTPYGSPDVEPDIAESAEFTSPTQYTVTLKEGLTWANGNELTSSDVKFSFDRQLAIADDNGPSSLLYNLDSVETPDELTAVFNLKQENDQVFAQILSSPAGPIVDEEVFAADALTPDDEIVDGEAFAGQYTIASYDFNNLISYKANPDYQGLLGDAETETVNVKYYAESSNLKLAVQEGDIDVAFRSLSATDTADLEGNDDVTVHQGPGGEIRYIVFNFNTQPFGATTAEADPAKALAVRQAVADLIDREEIAEEVYKGTYTPLYSFMPEGLTGATTILKDLYGDGNGAPSEEKATERLEAVGITTPVELNLQYSNDHYGPSSGDEYALIKSQLEASGLFTVNLQTTEWVQYSEDRTTDVYPAYQLGWFPDYSDGDNYLTPFFLQENFLANHYDNQEVNDLILSSATTVDPDERSAIFEQIQAKVGADLSTVPYLQGAQVAVSGSDVDGVTLDASFKFRYAPLSK; encoded by the coding sequence ATGGCATCCGCATCCACCAACGGCAAGCGAATCGCGACAGCCACAGCAGCATTCGCTGTCACTGCCCTCGCAATCTCCGGTTGCGCAGGAACCTCAGGCAACAACTCATCGGGCTCAGGGGGAGACGCCATCACCGTCGGTACGACCGACAAGGTGACCACCCTCGACCCGGCAGGCTCATACGACAACGGGTCGTTCGCCGTCATGAACCAGGTGTTCCCGTTCCTCATGAACACCCCGTACGGCAGCCCGGATGTCGAGCCGGACATCGCGGAGTCCGCGGAGTTCACGTCGCCGACCCAGTACACGGTGACGCTGAAGGAGGGACTCACCTGGGCGAACGGCAACGAACTCACGTCATCCGACGTCAAGTTCTCGTTCGACCGTCAGCTCGCCATCGCCGATGACAACGGTCCGTCGTCGCTTCTCTACAACCTCGACAGCGTCGAGACCCCTGACGAGCTCACCGCCGTGTTCAACCTCAAGCAGGAGAACGACCAGGTCTTCGCGCAGATCCTGTCGAGCCCCGCAGGGCCGATCGTCGACGAAGAGGTGTTCGCCGCTGACGCGCTGACACCAGACGACGAGATCGTGGACGGTGAGGCGTTTGCCGGCCAGTACACGATCGCGAGCTACGACTTCAACAACCTGATCTCATACAAGGCGAACCCCGACTACCAGGGTCTCCTCGGCGACGCAGAGACAGAGACCGTCAACGTCAAGTACTACGCGGAGTCCTCGAACCTCAAACTGGCCGTCCAGGAGGGTGACATCGACGTGGCGTTCCGCAGCCTCAGCGCAACGGACACCGCAGACCTCGAGGGCAACGACGACGTCACGGTCCACCAGGGACCCGGTGGTGAGATCCGCTACATCGTCTTCAACTTCAACACGCAGCCGTTCGGCGCAACGACCGCTGAGGCTGACCCGGCAAAGGCACTCGCTGTTCGCCAGGCCGTTGCTGACCTCATCGACCGCGAGGAGATCGCGGAAGAGGTCTACAAGGGCACGTACACGCCCCTGTACTCGTTCATGCCGGAGGGCCTGACGGGCGCGACGACGATCCTCAAGGATCTCTACGGCGACGGCAACGGAGCTCCCTCTGAGGAGAAGGCCACCGAGCGGCTCGAAGCTGTCGGCATTACAACGCCGGTCGAACTGAACCTGCAGTACTCGAACGACCACTACGGACCGTCGTCCGGTGACGAGTACGCGCTGATCAAGTCTCAGCTCGAGGCGTCAGGCCTGTTCACGGTCAACCTGCAGACCACCGAGTGGGTGCAGTACTCGGAGGACCGCACGACCGATGTGTACCCGGCGTACCAGCTCGGCTGGTTCCCGGACTACTCCGACGGTGACAACTACCTGACGCCGTTCTTCCTCCAGGAGAACTTCCTCGCCAACCACTACGACAACCAGGAAGTCAACGACCTGATCCTCTCGTCGGCGACGACTGTCGACCCGGACGAGCGCTCGGCGATCTTCGAGCAGATCCAGGCCAAGGTAGGCGCTGACCTGTCAACGGTTCCCTACCTTCAGGGCGCCCAGGTGGCCGTATCCGGTTCTGACGTCGACGGAGTCACGCTCGACGCGTCGTTCAAGTTCCGCTACGCACCACTGAGCAAGTAA
- a CDS encoding MBL fold metallo-hydrolase, producing the protein MKLTKLEHAALVLEESGRKLFVDPGSFTTPITDGAQADAIVVTHEHADHWTPEQLERIRSKSPDVQIFGPAGFASAASGFDVHVVKEGDRVEVGPFALEFFGSKHNEIHSSIPIIDNVGVLINNSVYYAGDSYTIPEGVDVDVMAVPAGAPWLKIGEVMDFVLAVKPRRTFPAHEMVLAKAGKEMANARIEWATTQNGGAFFPLAPGDTLDI; encoded by the coding sequence ATGAAACTGACAAAGCTGGAACACGCCGCCCTCGTTCTCGAAGAGTCAGGGAGGAAGCTGTTTGTCGATCCCGGGTCATTCACGACGCCGATTACGGACGGTGCGCAGGCGGATGCCATCGTCGTCACCCACGAACACGCGGACCACTGGACGCCGGAGCAGCTGGAGCGGATCCGCTCCAAGAGCCCCGATGTCCAGATCTTCGGTCCTGCCGGTTTTGCCAGTGCGGCGTCAGGATTCGACGTCCACGTGGTGAAAGAGGGCGACAGGGTCGAGGTTGGGCCGTTCGCGCTCGAGTTCTTCGGGTCCAAACACAACGAGATTCATTCTTCGATTCCGATCATCGACAACGTGGGAGTGCTCATCAACAACAGCGTTTACTACGCCGGTGATTCGTACACGATCCCCGAGGGCGTTGATGTCGACGTGATGGCGGTTCCCGCCGGTGCGCCGTGGCTGAAGATCGGCGAGGTGATGGATTTTGTTCTCGCGGTGAAGCCACGTCGAACGTTCCCTGCCCACGAGATGGTGCTCGCGAAAGCGGGCAAGGAAATGGCCAACGCACGGATCGAGTGGGCGACCACGCAAAACGGAGGGGCGTTCTTCCCCCTTGCCCCTGGCGACACGCTGGACATCTGA
- the treS gene encoding maltose alpha-D-glucosyltransferase codes for MTDEPEIEPIEITYDEDRYPARPQRLRPRSNMRTSSIRRSFSDPRSADASNPSYVEWLIRQSMLRDAEVLGRGLSGQPSMWRNPYARPDARRAIQTASVWFTAYPISLITGHQSYLAALGDDALWDAFEKIGITAVHTGPVKQAGGITGWTSTASVDGHFDRISTQIDPAFGSDDEFRQLSDVAEHHGGSVIDDIVPGHTGKGADFRLAEMGYKDYPGIYHMIEIPEEDWHELPEVPDHRDSVNLDPATEARLAELGYIIGQLQRVIFYSPGTKETNWSVTAPVLGPDGRTRRWVYLHYFKQGQPSINWLDPTFAGMRLVIGDALHSLGDLGSSALRLDANGFLGVEKSAEGSPAWSEGHPLSEAANHVIASMVRKVGGFSFQELNLTMEDIRDTGRVGADLSYDFINRPAYQHALAMGDTEFLRLTLRTSLSTGVEPVSLVHAMQNHDELTYELVHWATLHRADLYPFRDEEMTGAQLAETIRADLLEKLTGEAADYNLVFTTNGIACTTASVIAAAQGLPTLDSITDDHIDDIRRAHLVLVMFNAWQPGVFALSAWDLLGMLPLPSSEVKDLIAEGDTRWVHRGAHDLMDVEPDATASSSGMPRGRSLYGSLPTQLEDENSFASQVSQILSVRSSLGIDVGTQLDIPDVAHPGMLVMVHRLDGGDATLEDAPLQVTVLNFTGETIEGTVRSEAFTPRHVVYDAQTREEIGNVDDLQSFTVRLEPYAGLCLLGRAPDEEQVDLSELDE; via the coding sequence ATGACAGACGAACCAGAGATCGAGCCGATCGAGATCACCTACGACGAGGATCGCTACCCGGCTCGCCCTCAACGGCTCCGTCCACGGTCCAACATGAGGACCAGCAGCATTCGCCGCTCATTCTCTGACCCCCGCTCCGCCGACGCATCGAACCCGTCGTACGTTGAGTGGCTGATTCGCCAGTCCATGCTCCGTGACGCCGAGGTGCTCGGGCGAGGCCTGTCCGGCCAGCCCAGCATGTGGCGGAACCCCTACGCACGTCCCGACGCGCGCCGAGCGATTCAGACGGCATCCGTCTGGTTCACCGCTTACCCGATTTCACTCATCACCGGACACCAGTCCTACCTTGCTGCGCTCGGGGATGACGCCCTGTGGGATGCCTTCGAGAAAATCGGCATCACAGCGGTCCACACCGGCCCGGTGAAGCAGGCCGGCGGAATCACCGGTTGGACATCGACGGCAAGCGTCGACGGCCACTTCGACAGGATCAGCACGCAGATCGACCCAGCCTTCGGCTCGGACGACGAGTTCAGGCAGCTCTCCGACGTCGCTGAGCACCACGGTGGAAGCGTCATCGACGACATCGTTCCTGGGCACACCGGCAAGGGCGCGGACTTCCGCCTCGCCGAAATGGGTTACAAGGACTACCCCGGGATCTACCACATGATCGAGATCCCGGAGGAAGACTGGCACGAACTTCCCGAGGTACCCGACCACCGCGATTCAGTGAACCTCGACCCGGCAACAGAAGCCCGGCTTGCCGAGCTCGGCTACATCATCGGCCAGCTGCAGCGGGTTATTTTCTACTCCCCGGGCACCAAGGAGACGAACTGGAGCGTCACCGCTCCTGTGCTCGGCCCGGACGGCCGGACCCGCCGCTGGGTGTACCTGCACTACTTCAAGCAGGGTCAGCCGTCGATCAACTGGCTCGACCCAACATTCGCCGGAATGCGCCTCGTGATCGGCGACGCGCTGCACTCGCTCGGCGACCTGGGTTCGAGTGCACTCCGCCTTGACGCCAACGGGTTCCTCGGTGTGGAGAAAAGCGCTGAGGGCTCCCCCGCCTGGTCCGAGGGGCACCCGCTCTCCGAAGCGGCCAACCACGTGATCGCGAGCATGGTCCGCAAGGTCGGCGGGTTCTCCTTCCAGGAGCTCAACCTCACGATGGAAGACATCCGCGACACCGGTCGGGTTGGCGCTGACCTGTCGTATGACTTCATCAACAGGCCTGCCTACCAGCACGCTCTGGCGATGGGCGACACCGAGTTCCTCCGACTGACCCTCCGGACCTCGCTGTCCACCGGTGTTGAGCCGGTCAGCCTTGTCCACGCCATGCAGAACCACGACGAGCTGACCTACGAGCTTGTCCACTGGGCAACCCTGCACCGCGCTGACCTGTACCCGTTCCGCGATGAAGAGATGACGGGCGCGCAGCTCGCAGAGACCATCAGGGCCGATCTCCTGGAGAAGCTCACCGGTGAGGCTGCCGACTACAACCTCGTCTTCACGACCAACGGAATCGCCTGCACCACGGCATCCGTCATCGCTGCGGCACAGGGCCTGCCCACGCTCGACTCGATCACCGATGACCACATCGATGACATCAGGCGTGCGCACCTGGTCCTCGTCATGTTCAACGCATGGCAGCCCGGCGTCTTCGCGCTCTCCGCGTGGGACCTCCTGGGAATGCTCCCCCTGCCGTCGAGCGAGGTCAAGGACCTCATCGCCGAGGGTGACACCCGCTGGGTGCACCGCGGTGCACACGACCTCATGGACGTCGAGCCGGATGCCACGGCATCGAGCTCGGGGATGCCGCGCGGCCGTTCGCTGTACGGCTCACTGCCGACACAGCTCGAGGACGAGAATTCCTTCGCCAGCCAGGTGTCGCAAATCCTCTCCGTCCGGTCATCGCTCGGAATCGACGTCGGCACCCAGCTCGACATTCCCGACGTGGCCCACCCCGGAATGCTCGTTATGGTCCACCGTCTCGACGGTGGCGACGCGACACTCGAAGATGCGCCTCTCCAGGTGACAGTGCTCAACTTCACCGGCGAGACGATCGAGGGCACCGTGCGGTCCGAGGCCTTCACTCCGCGTCACGTTGTGTACGACGCACAGACGCGGGAGGAGATCGGTAACGTCGACGACCTCCAGAGCTTCACCGTTCGCCTCGAGCCGTATGCGGGCCTCTGCCTCCTCGGCCGGGCGCCCGACGAGGAGCAGGTCGACCTCAGCGAGCTCGACGAGTAA
- a CDS encoding SRPBCC family protein produces MPVSFECTTESVLSVDRLFDLSRDITAHTASLSRSRETAVGGVTDGLIGLTEEVTWRAWHFGLPLRMTSRITAMSAPHSFTDEQVRGPFRYFRHEHLFSPHGTGSVMVDRVSFAAPLGVLGRLAERPVLARYMRRLIEQRNAFLAAIDH; encoded by the coding sequence ATGCCGGTCTCCTTCGAATGCACCACGGAGTCGGTGCTGTCCGTTGACCGTCTCTTCGATCTCTCCCGCGACATCACAGCTCACACCGCCTCACTGTCGAGGTCACGGGAGACAGCCGTCGGCGGTGTGACGGACGGGCTCATCGGCCTCACCGAGGAGGTGACGTGGCGCGCCTGGCATTTCGGGCTGCCGCTTCGCATGACGAGTCGAATCACCGCGATGAGCGCACCGCACTCGTTCACCGACGAGCAGGTTCGCGGCCCGTTCCGGTACTTCCGGCACGAGCACCTGTTCAGCCCGCACGGAACGGGCTCGGTCATGGTTGACCGGGTCTCGTTCGCCGCGCCGCTTGGGGTCCTTGGCCGCCTGGCCGAAAGGCCCGTGCTCGCCAGGTATATGCGAAGGCTGATCGAGCAGCGCAACGCGTTTCTCGCGGCCATCGACCACTAG
- a CDS encoding APC family permease has product MSDPSWTQVVKTVAPEQPELKRVLGPGLLLLFIVGDILGTGIYALTGQVAAEVGGAAWLPFLLAFAVATVTAFSYLELVTKFPQAAGAALYTHKAFGIHFFTFIVCFIVMSSGITSASTASRAFAANLAVAFNLPDETVMTMFIALGFILLIMVVNLRGVTESVWLNVLLTLVELSGLLLVILIGMWAIAGGNADWSQVVAFDTPEDKNVVLAVSTATSLAFFAMVGFEDSVNMAEETKDPSRIFPKMMLGGLGIAAVIYVLVSITVVALVPIGDLVGSETPLVTAVEAAAPGFPINALLPFISMFAVANTALINMMMASRLLYGMSRQNVLPPFLAKVAPKRRTPWAAILFTSVLAAGLIVYVSLDAEGSIVALLGGTTSLLLLTVFAVVNVTVLVLRRQPVEHKTFRTPVVLPVIGAITCLYLVLPWTSGRPGGQYGIALALLGIGVVLWVVERIYTARKRSRQ; this is encoded by the coding sequence GTGAGTGATCCGTCCTGGACGCAAGTCGTCAAAACTGTCGCACCGGAGCAACCGGAACTCAAGCGAGTGCTCGGGCCGGGGTTGCTGCTCCTCTTTATCGTCGGCGACATCCTCGGTACGGGGATCTACGCGCTCACCGGCCAGGTTGCCGCTGAGGTCGGTGGCGCGGCGTGGCTGCCTTTCCTCCTCGCGTTCGCGGTGGCCACTGTCACCGCGTTCTCGTATCTGGAACTCGTGACGAAGTTCCCGCAGGCTGCCGGTGCTGCGCTGTACACACACAAGGCATTCGGCATCCACTTCTTCACCTTCATCGTGTGCTTCATCGTGATGAGTTCGGGTATCACCTCGGCCTCGACGGCGTCCCGTGCGTTCGCGGCCAACCTCGCTGTCGCCTTCAACCTCCCCGACGAGACCGTGATGACCATGTTCATCGCGCTCGGGTTCATCCTGCTGATCATGGTGGTCAATCTTCGCGGTGTTACCGAAAGCGTCTGGCTCAACGTTCTCCTGACCCTTGTCGAGTTGTCTGGTCTGCTCCTCGTCATTCTCATCGGCATGTGGGCGATTGCGGGCGGCAACGCCGACTGGTCGCAAGTTGTCGCCTTCGACACTCCCGAAGACAAGAACGTGGTGCTCGCGGTCAGCACGGCGACGTCACTGGCATTCTTCGCGATGGTTGGGTTCGAAGACTCGGTGAATATGGCAGAGGAGACGAAAGATCCGAGCCGCATCTTCCCCAAGATGATGCTGGGCGGACTCGGCATCGCGGCGGTGATCTACGTGCTTGTGTCGATCACCGTTGTTGCCCTCGTACCCATCGGAGACCTCGTCGGCAGCGAGACACCGCTCGTGACGGCGGTCGAGGCCGCAGCTCCCGGCTTCCCGATCAACGCCCTGCTGCCATTCATCTCGATGTTCGCGGTCGCCAACACCGCCCTCATCAACATGATGATGGCGAGCCGGTTGCTCTACGGCATGAGCAGACAGAATGTTCTGCCGCCCTTCCTGGCAAAAGTGGCGCCGAAACGCCGCACTCCGTGGGCGGCGATCCTCTTCACGAGCGTGCTCGCGGCTGGCCTCATCGTCTACGTTTCGCTCGATGCCGAGGGCTCCATCGTCGCTCTTCTGGGTGGCACTACCTCGCTCCTCCTGCTCACCGTGTTCGCGGTCGTCAACGTCACGGTCCTGGTACTCCGGCGACAGCCCGTCGAGCACAAGACCTTCCGTACCCCTGTGGTTCTGCCGGTCATCGGTGCGATCACGTGCCTCTACCTGGTGCTTCCGTGGACCTCTGGCCGACCTGGCGGGCAGTACGGGATCGCCCTCGCGCTCCTCGGCATCGGTGTTGTGCTGTGGGTGGTCGAGCGGATCTACACCGCCAGGAAACGCAGCCGCCAGTGA